The Kitasatospora sp. NBC_00374 genome has a segment encoding these proteins:
- the hemA gene encoding 5-aminolevulinate synthase, whose product MFDYPGFFADRIEAIKESGQYRTFVEIERLAGSFPQALHHGPDGPREVTVWCSNDHLGMGQHPAVLRAMQATMLKSGAAAGGSRNISGTTPHHVALEREVADLHGTESALTFITGYAANDAALYVLGRHLPDPVFLSDRLNHASMILAMRASGAERRIFAHNDPADLDRLLRDVDPDRPKVVAFESVYSMDGDVAPMAELCAVARRHGALVYVDEAHTVGMYGPQGAGMAAQLGIGREVDLLMGTFAKGYGTAGGYLAGPAPLVDAVRSFAPAFIFTLSMPPALAAAALASVRHLRTSEEERRLLRRRSGLLKELLRDAGIPLVSDQSHIVPVLVGDAHRCRRLAGLLLERHAMYAQPINFPSVAAGTERLRINPSPVHRPDQVYALARALDRLWDELQLPRAADDFPCLAA is encoded by the coding sequence TTGTTCGACTACCCCGGATTCTTCGCCGACCGGATCGAGGCCATCAAGGAGTCCGGCCAGTACCGGACCTTCGTCGAGATCGAGCGCCTGGCCGGGAGCTTCCCGCAGGCCCTGCACCACGGACCGGACGGCCCGCGGGAGGTCACCGTCTGGTGCAGCAACGACCACCTGGGCATGGGCCAGCACCCCGCGGTGCTCCGGGCGATGCAGGCCACCATGCTGAAGTCCGGTGCCGCGGCGGGTGGTTCGCGCAACATCTCGGGGACCACCCCGCACCACGTGGCGCTGGAACGCGAGGTCGCCGACCTGCACGGCACCGAGAGCGCCCTCACCTTCATCACCGGCTACGCGGCCAACGACGCGGCACTGTACGTCCTGGGGCGCCACCTGCCCGACCCGGTGTTCCTGTCCGACCGGCTCAACCACGCCTCGATGATCCTCGCCATGCGCGCCAGCGGCGCCGAACGCCGAATCTTCGCGCACAACGACCCCGCCGACCTGGACCGGCTGCTGCGCGACGTCGACCCGGACCGGCCGAAGGTGGTCGCCTTCGAGTCGGTGTACTCGATGGACGGCGACGTCGCTCCGATGGCCGAACTCTGCGCCGTCGCCCGGCGGCACGGCGCACTGGTGTACGTCGACGAGGCGCACACCGTCGGCATGTACGGGCCGCAGGGCGCGGGCATGGCGGCGCAGCTCGGCATCGGCCGTGAGGTCGACCTGCTGATGGGCACCTTCGCCAAGGGGTACGGGACGGCCGGCGGCTACCTCGCCGGGCCCGCGCCGCTGGTGGACGCCGTGCGCAGCTTCGCGCCCGCCTTCATCTTCACGCTCTCCATGCCGCCGGCGCTCGCCGCGGCGGCCCTGGCCAGCGTCCGCCACCTGCGCACCAGCGAGGAGGAACGCAGACTGCTGCGCCGGCGGTCCGGCCTGCTCAAGGAACTGCTGCGGGATGCGGGCATCCCGCTGGTGAGCGACCAGAGCCACATCGTGCCGGTGCTGGTGGGGGACGCCCACCGCTGCCGGCGGCTGGCCGGCCTGCTGCTGGAACGGCACGCGATGTACGCCCAGCCGATCAACTTCCCGAGCGTGGCGGCCGGGACCGAACGGCTGCGGATCAACCCCTCGCCGGTGCACCGCCCGGACCAGGTGTACGCGCTCGCCCGGGCGCTGGACCGGCTGTGGGACGAACTGCAACTGCCCAGGGCCGCCGACGACTTCCCGTGCCTGGCGGCCTGA
- a CDS encoding serine/threonine-protein kinase, whose protein sequence is MTTGEAGSQLIDGRFELLQRLGGGGMGLVWRARDTLLQREVALKEVRPPDPAMLAADPAAAHELRERVLREAQALARLQHPNVVIIYHIVDNAELPHPWLVMELVTGGSLHDRISQGPLSAPEAARIGRGVLSALRAAHAAGIQHRDVKPANVLLRTDGTPVLTDFGIAALSESTSLTATGSLIGSPEFIAPERIRGEEGNPSSDLWSLGMMLYVAVEGHHPLRRATSLATLAAVLDEPLPPPVRSGPLGPTLSALLARDPAVRPNADQLDRLFAAAEQGLDGTQGGGVPSAFSPTQLSTPAPYAQTQLNTPFPGTPYPTGPTGPMHSYGTGGHPQQAWPAPAQSPQRRSHTGVVTAVAVAGVLLVGLLGWKVSHGLLKSGGAATAGSSLKPSNSASTGGRTTGGGNGSPKAAAPAASTPAAAAGKDLLTPDGARSLVEAIRSSTGSTSIVDMTVYPEYASADVVTKDNPKHYDDVSYRGGKVTKEPGGTIASSKKSVDLTAIDWNQIPTVMAKAQAELGVANPSTRYLIVDYGWFADEITIRYYVAGDYDSGGYLTAGATGKVLKVVKTG, encoded by the coding sequence ATGACTACAGGGGAGGCTGGATCCCAGCTCATCGACGGCCGTTTCGAGCTGCTGCAGCGACTCGGCGGCGGCGGCATGGGCCTGGTGTGGCGCGCCCGCGACACGCTGCTCCAGCGCGAGGTCGCCCTCAAGGAGGTCCGGCCGCCGGATCCGGCGATGCTCGCGGCCGACCCGGCGGCCGCGCACGAGCTGCGCGAGCGGGTGCTGCGCGAGGCGCAGGCCCTGGCGCGGCTCCAGCACCCCAACGTGGTGATCATCTACCACATCGTCGACAACGCCGAACTGCCGCACCCCTGGCTGGTGATGGAGCTGGTGACCGGCGGCTCGCTGCACGACCGGATCAGCCAGGGCCCGCTGTCGGCCCCGGAGGCCGCCCGGATCGGCCGCGGCGTGCTCTCCGCGCTGCGCGCCGCGCACGCCGCGGGCATCCAGCACCGCGACGTGAAGCCCGCCAACGTCCTGCTGCGTACCGACGGCACCCCCGTCCTCACCGACTTCGGCATCGCCGCGCTCAGCGAGTCGACCAGCCTCACCGCGACCGGCTCGCTGATCGGCTCGCCGGAGTTCATCGCCCCCGAGCGGATCCGCGGCGAGGAGGGCAATCCGTCCTCGGACCTGTGGTCGCTGGGCATGATGCTGTACGTCGCCGTGGAGGGCCACCACCCGCTGCGGCGCGCGACCAGCCTGGCGACGCTCGCCGCCGTCCTGGACGAGCCGCTGCCGCCGCCGGTCCGCTCCGGTCCGCTCGGCCCGACGCTGAGCGCGCTGCTGGCCCGCGACCCGGCCGTCCGCCCCAACGCCGACCAGCTGGACCGGCTGTTCGCCGCCGCCGAGCAGGGCCTGGACGGCACCCAGGGCGGCGGCGTGCCGTCCGCGTTCTCGCCGACCCAGCTCAGCACCCCGGCGCCGTACGCGCAGACCCAGCTCAACACCCCGTTCCCGGGCACCCCGTACCCGACCGGCCCCACCGGCCCGATGCACTCGTACGGCACCGGCGGCCATCCGCAGCAGGCCTGGCCGGCCCCGGCCCAGTCCCCGCAGCGCCGGTCGCACACCGGCGTCGTGACGGCCGTCGCGGTGGCCGGGGTGCTGCTGGTCGGACTGCTGGGCTGGAAGGTGAGCCACGGCCTGCTGAAGTCCGGCGGGGCCGCCACCGCCGGGTCCAGCCTCAAGCCGTCCAACTCGGCGAGCACGGGTGGCCGGACCACGGGCGGCGGCAACGGATCCCCGAAGGCCGCCGCACCGGCCGCATCCACGCCCGCGGCCGCGGCCGGCAAGGACCTGCTCACGCCCGACGGGGCCCGCAGCCTGGTCGAGGCCATCCGCTCGTCCACCGGCAGCACCTCGATCGTGGATATGACGGTCTATCCCGAGTACGCGAGTGCCGACGTGGTGACCAAGGACAACCCCAAGCACTACGACGACGTCAGCTACCGCGGCGGCAAGGTCACCAAGGAGCCGGGCGGGACCATCGCCAGCAGCAAGAAGTCGGTCGACCTCACCGCGATCGACTGGAACCAGATCCCGACGGTGATGGCGAAGGCCCAGGCCGAACTGGGCGTGGCCAACCCCAGCACGCGCTACCTGATCGTGGACTACGGCTGGTTCGCCGACGAGATCACCATCCGGTACTACGTCGCCGGCGACTACGACAGCGGCGGCTATCTCACCGCGGGCGCCACCGGCAAGGTGCTCAAGGTGGTCAAGACCGGCTGA
- a CDS encoding MFS transporter, translating to MSDLGPAVSARPAVGPTGGAGRAHHPLLFLFLFLMGAETFLVAPLLPRIAADLRTGTGAAAQVVTAYVLTYALAAPFLGALADRVPRRWSIGVGGLVFLTGNVLCAAAGSLGALTAGRAVTGLGGAAAAPALWAYLAETSPAHRRGRTLATGVAGYALGQVLGVPMGALLAQLAGWRWAFLAIAAGLGPLAVVVLVRLPGGRPGPRGPLLAGFAVWRERRVRRSLLATGALQAGRLGAYTFVGVLFARRFGFDTGQLGLLGLLAGAGALTGSLAGGQVVDLARARGRPEGLAAAGWALLFAAAAAVGLTAGRPGPALAALFVWSAAGGAFYTTQQTGLGGLDPGRRAALLSWNSTFDHLGAAVGTVLLSLLPLAGPAFVLTAVGLGLLAALLAAGSRPGRGGVGGRCQGRLQRSDGRRCGGG from the coding sequence GTGAGCGACCTCGGCCCGGCCGTCTCCGCCCGTCCGGCCGTCGGCCCGACGGGCGGGGCCGGCCGCGCCCACCACCCCCTGCTGTTCCTCTTCCTCTTCCTGATGGGCGCCGAGACCTTCCTGGTCGCGCCGCTGCTGCCGCGGATCGCGGCCGACCTGCGCACCGGCACCGGCGCCGCCGCCCAGGTGGTCACCGCCTACGTGCTCACCTACGCGCTGGCGGCGCCCTTCCTCGGCGCCCTCGCCGACCGGGTGCCGCGCCGGTGGTCGATCGGGGTCGGCGGCCTGGTCTTCCTGACCGGGAACGTGCTCTGTGCGGCGGCCGGCAGCCTGGGCGCCCTGACCGCCGGCCGCGCGGTCACCGGGCTGGGCGGTGCGGCGGCGGCGCCCGCCCTGTGGGCGTACCTGGCCGAGACCTCTCCCGCCCACCGGCGGGGCCGGACCCTCGCCACCGGGGTGGCCGGGTATGCGCTGGGGCAGGTGCTGGGCGTGCCGATGGGTGCGCTGCTGGCCCAACTCGCGGGCTGGCGATGGGCGTTCCTGGCGATCGCGGCCGGCCTGGGACCGCTTGCCGTGGTCGTGCTGGTGCGGCTGCCCGGTGGCCGGCCCGGCCCGCGCGGCCCGCTCCTGGCGGGGTTCGCGGTCTGGCGGGAGCGCCGGGTGCGGCGCTCGCTGCTGGCGACGGGGGCGTTGCAGGCGGGGCGGTTGGGGGCGTACACCTTCGTCGGTGTCCTGTTCGCCCGCCGATTCGGCTTCGACACAGGGCAGTTGGGCCTGCTCGGTCTGCTGGCGGGAGCCGGTGCGCTGACCGGCTCCCTGGCCGGCGGTCAGGTGGTCGACCTGGCCCGGGCCCGGGGCCGTCCGGAGGGGCTGGCGGCGGCCGGCTGGGCGCTGCTCTTCGCGGCGGCGGCCGCCGTCGGGCTGACCGCCGGGCGGCCCGGCCCCGCACTGGCGGCGCTGTTCGTCTGGTCCGCGGCCGGCGGCGCCTTCTACACCACCCAGCAGACCGGCCTCGGCGGCCTCGACCCGGGCCGGCGGGCCGCCCTGCTGTCCTGGAACAGCACCTTCGACCACCTGGGCGCGGCCGTCGGCACCGTCCTGCTCAGCCTGCTGCCGCTCGCGGGCCCGGCGTTCGTCCTCACCGCGGTCGGGCTGGGGCTGCTCGCGGCGCTGCTCGCCGCCGGGTCGCGGCCCGGGCGGGGCGGTGTCGGCGGCCGTTGCCAGGGTCGCCTCCAGCGATCGGACGGGAGGAGGTGCGGCGGTGGCTGA